atcctataaaaattttcttttggttttaaaGGCATATGTCGATCACACAATAAATCGaacgcacctctccatttcatcaaTCATAtattaattctctgtgaaacatcatcctcaatatcaccttttttttttatgatttatcCCAGATACCTATAGTAATCACTTGGCGGAATCTCTCTCaaatcaattttcaccacctcattatccgtcctagagtaactaaagttacacaccatatactccgtctttatcctacttatcttaaaaccttttgatttcaaggttaatctccataactccaacttggtgttaatccctgcttttgtctcatccaccaaaacaatatcatcagcaaaaagcatacaccgaggaacctcatcttgaatgtctctggttaaatcatccatgaaaaGCGAAAAAATATAGGCCTTGGAGCATATCTGCCCACAAAATTTGACCCCATCCAAGCTGCCACAAAACAAACCCTTTATAGATAGTAATTTATGTATGCTAAAGATCAAGGAAAACAATAGCAAGTCCTATATTAATTTTTTGCTAGCCAATATATttacctctatttatagacatGGTAACttaataattttatatatttcatttcaaaattttcgtGCGAGTATATAACTTATTTAAGGGAAAAGTGCAACTTCGTTGCCCAACTATATAAGACTATCTTAGTAGACATAATTATGCCATGTGGCAGCATGATATGGTGATTTCTGACCGTTGGATAGAAAGGGCAATCTATGGATTGTCCcggtgtcaaatttcagacccaTCCAATCAAAcaccctcccatgtatgtcgaTGCATCCATGTATTTTTTTCACCAATTCATGTATTGGCATGAACCCTCTCATGGTCCTCTCACGAAGTTCTGGATTTTGAATGCTTTATTTTGCAACTTTGCTCACTCCATTTGGgcttaaatttgacatgtgggcaGGGGACCTTTGGGTCTTGTCAAAAATTCACATGTCAAGGGGGCTAACCATACGATACTCATAGTAGGCCAACCAGGAAACATTCACCCATTTATAACTACTACATTATATGTTTACTATCTTATTTCCAAAATAACGATCACCTTTAACATTTAATTTTTTCGGTGCTCTTTTCCATTAGAATAATGTAAACTTTTTGAATAGTTTGTGGATGGgtttatcatttttatttaaaataaacaTTTATAAAACAAATGTACATTGCACGGGTTATTTGTTAGTGAATTTAAGAAGAGTGATTATCAGTATGGGAATATGTGAGCCCGTCAGTTTACTTGGGCAAAAACTTTGCATTATTGTAAGAGGATTTGGGCACTTCCAACGAAGTTCATAGACAACCAAAGCAAATGAATTTGCAAACATAAAGAGAAGGGGcaagttttcctccattgaTTAATAACCATCTTTTGCTTATGTAAGTTTTGCATTTCTGTGCTTGTCAGTTCTGTTAAATAATTTACACAGATGAACATAATGGGTAACAAGAAGGCAGTAGGAACCATTTACTACCCTGtgaggaagggaaaaaagtaatactcaaagcaaaaaaaaaacctgtagaCTTCTCTTGTTCTCTCCATATCCTGTGCATCAAGCTCCTCATATAAAGCATAATTAATCCTGTATTAAAACACATTTACACACATACAACAAATGACCAAGCATCCATCAGTACAAGCTGAATAGAACTAAGAGGCAACTAAAAACATGGCCATTTAAAGATCAAGATCATCAGGAAACCTACCACAAGTAAATGTATCGCTGCCAGTAACGCTTCTCTGCAGCCGGAGGAACATTAGCAATAGCGCGCTCATAGACTTCCCTGGTCCTGTCCTTATTTCCCACACTTTCTTCTAGACGGATATAATCAAACCACGTATCGTAGTTAAGAGGGTTCTTTCTAACCTCCTCTTCATACTGAAATCTCCTCTTTCCCACAATAGCATCCTCTATCCCCTCCCTGTCACCGTACTGCTTCTCGAATGCAACAAACTTTCTATATAGATCCTCAGCCCTCCCCTTGGGTATGTGGTCAAGTGCAAACTTATAAATGCACCTAGCTCTCTCCGTCTCCTTACACCGTTCTTCGAACTCTGCAAATGCCACAAACAACTGTTCAGCCTCCTCATCGTCTGCCAATTTCTCAACAGCCCTCTCATAGCACTTCCTAGCTCTAGGCACTTCTCCATTTTTCATCTCGAATTTGGCATACCGAATCCAAGCTCCAATTCTGGGGTGACACCACACAAACCTTTCGAATATTGCCCTAGCTCGTTCAATCTCATTGTAACGAAGCTCGAATTTAATGTAGGAGAGCCAACCCTGCTGATCAGGCATCCACTGCATCCACCGCTCGAAGATCTGTCGAGCCCCAGCAACATTGCCGAGCATCTCCTCCATGTGTATGTACTTGTACCAAAGCTGATCGACACGGGGGAGAAGAGTGACGGCTCGATCCCAAACGTTCCTGGCATGATTGATGAACTTGTTTTTCATCTCTACTTCTGCATACTTCAACCAAAGAGTGTGGTTTCGATAATCGACCTCCAACGCTCGTTCCCACACTGATCGGGCACGAGCAAAATCCTTCTGGGATTCCTCCCATTGGGCGTACTTGATCCACACGCCGATGTTCCATCGGACTCTGCGAATTAGGTCTTCGAATTCTTTGCGCTTCCGCAGACGGTAATCCGCAAGCTCAGCCGAGTCGGTTATCTTTTGTTTAGGTGGTCTGATCTCCGCTTCTTGACGTTCACGAGCTTCCCTGAGAATCTGCTCCGCAGTAATCTGTATAGGAGCAGGAGTTTTATTCTTTACCCTCGTAGGTCGAGGGAGTTTAACCTCTGTCTCTTTTCGTGTAAGAAACCCTAACGAGGGATCTGAGTCTTTTGCAGAGGCCATGACTGTATGGAATGACAgagaaaccaaacaaacctaAAAACGAAGAACCTGTAAGACGACACTAGATTCACGCTTCACACCTTGAACTTTGTATGCAGGTCGCAGGGTTGAGTTGGAGACTTCTTCTCTCACAAACTCTCCATACTTAACTTGATCGAGAAGAGACTTCTTCTGTAACAATTTCGGAGGCTTCTTCTCACAAACTCCCCAGACTTGGCTTCTTTTCCTTCCGCAGCCAGCAGCAGAAACTAATCTATGAGATGGGAGTTCTTCCCTTCAACTCGAACCACTCGGTTTGGGAGGAGATGTCGGTGAAGCAAACTGCAAAATCTGGGTTTAAAACCCTTTTTTGCTGTTGCTCACAATTATCGGATCGGATCGTCCAGACCAACCAGGTTATCCGCTCCATGTACCAAGGAAcgtggttttagtgcacggcaTCGAaacgggtatcggtaacctgcaaaaccaatatgatactGATACGGTATCAACCTAGATCAGCTGTGTCAGACAGAATTACTCCTgaatctcattaaaaaaaatgagttttttgaccattttaccccttgtctgtaccgtgCTACTGATACGATATCAGCacagtatcggtatcggtgactGGCAAAACCGGTATGTATCGTCTGTATTGAGCGATATGATACGTTACTTATAACCATGAACATGAACGAGATAAACCTTATCTCAAGATTGGTCATGGCCGATACTGATCCTATCCAGCTGATTTTGATCAATCCAATCCACAATTACGAACCATACATTTTCCCTTTGCGATCgcttttgcctttctttttttatctgctttttttttaaagggacaACATTGCTACTAGCGGTGTCAATCGGTCGAGCATAATCTGTCCACCCTACTTTAGGATCCCGCTGGTTTAAGTAACTGGCCCTCATAGGCTAGGCATGGTCCCATCTATGAACGGTCAGTCGGGTACCTGTCTATATTCGGGCTTGTACTAAATAGGCTATAAATGAGCTAAACATGCCTAAAAACGGGCTCATACTAAATGGGCTACAATAGGACTATGCAAATTTGATCCGTATAATTCCTAATGAGATTCAATTCTTTGTGATGAAACAATATGCTCATCACTAGGCTAATGGGCATCCATAAATAAATCTCAAATTTATTTGGAGCTCTATGGCCCTCAATCTCAATGGGCATACATATGATGACATTTCGAACAATATAAATAACCTTGATTATGTTCATTGCTTATTTTTGGCATATCAACTTCATAGTGTTATTAccgaaagggaaaaaaaaaacttcatagTGCAATAATATacaagggaagcagttttctgtacaggagtgtagcctatgccagcactcccatgtgtctatctctctcctccttaaaacaagggggtagagatgtcttttcacatggaaatgagagagatagactgaTGGGAGTGTTggagggggcagagatgtctcaACCCATAATCCTTTATTTGTAGTTTATGTAATGGAAGATgataaattaatatatatatatatatttttttggtaactatGATAAATTAATATTAGGCAAGGTTATCTATTGAgtctctatttatttatttttgttatgaAAGGGCTATCTTGGTTGTTAAATGCGATCATAATCCTAATTTGTTCAATGGGTTGAAATTGGGGAGAGATGGCCCTGAGATATCTCATTTTTGTTTGTATATGATACATTTATATTTTGTAAAGCGAATATGGATGATATCTTGACTATACAAGCTATTCTCAATATATTGCAAGATCTCTCGGGTCAGTAGATAAACTTTAGTAAAAGTGATGTTTTCTTCAGTAAGTAGACCCCATACAATATTAAATGCATGGTTTTACTAGATGCTTAGGGTgaataaaattgatgatggattgTCTACTTAGGTAGTCATAGTATCTTTTCTTGTACCATTTCTAGTTCTTGGAATTTTGTCGTAAATATGGTTCAATCCAAGTTGAGCAGTTAGaaaatactcttttttttttttttgacacaaGTTGGTAGAAGTGTTCtaattaaatctttttttttttcttgtaattttgttATGATATATTGGttgtctttctttattttttttttttaattctcctAATCCGACCTGTCAAAAGTTGGATTCCATCAATGCTAACTTTTAGAAAGGTTCCATTTCTAAGTTCTAACTCTCCTAAATTGCCTTTGATCTATTGGAAAATCTTTTGTAAGTCAAAATGTTTGGGTGGTTTGGGTCTTTGTACATCTAGATTGTGTAACATGGtttttctattcaaatttaGATACCTTAAAGAATAAAGGATTGTTGGATCCTAGTAACTCATGTAAGTGAGTCTCTATTGTGTGGAATGGTATTGTTAAAGTGATGCAAATGGTTTGTTTGAAAGTTGTATATGGGAAGAATAATTCGGTTTCGATCCATGGATTCTTTCTCTCCCCAATTTTATTGGTTCTTTGGAGCCTTCAATTGATTGTGGTGTCTGTGCAATGTGTAATATCTCTTTAATCCACTATTTGTATCCTATTCATATTGTTAATGTTATTATCTATCTACCTTTTAATCATAGTTTGAATAAAGATGTTTGATTTTGCCTcgatgaagaagaatggaaaatctTTACGTGTTTagttgcctcttttttttttttcttttttttgttttcttttcgcAATAGTGTTGAGTCTTCTATTATACTTGATAGTTGAAAGGGTTTTATTTTGGAAACTGATAGGCTTCTTCTAAAGTGTTGTTGCTTGATTCTACTTGTGTGGTTTGTCATAAGGAACTTGAAATGTTGTAGCATCTTTTTATATCACGTGATTTTCCAAAACATTTATGGGTGGCGGGATCATTGGGGTTACAACCGAAGTTATTAAGTCAATTTATTTTGTCTCAACTCTCAATGGTTGATTCTCTTTTATCATTTAATCAACTTTCTAAGATGGAGAGGACGTACACTTATTTTGCCttcttaa
The nucleotide sequence above comes from Telopea speciosissima isolate NSW1024214 ecotype Mountain lineage chromosome 3, Tspe_v1, whole genome shotgun sequence. Encoded proteins:
- the LOC122656017 gene encoding crooked neck-like protein 1, yielding MASAKDSDPSLGFLTRKETEVKLPRPTRVKNKTPAPIQITAEQILREARERQEAEIRPPKQKITDSAELADYRLRKRKEFEDLIRRVRWNIGVWIKYAQWEESQKDFARARSVWERALEVDYRNHTLWLKYAEVEMKNKFINHARNVWDRAVTLLPRVDQLWYKYIHMEEMLGNVAGARQIFERWMQWMPDQQGWLSYIKFELRYNEIERARAIFERFVWCHPRIGAWIRYAKFEMKNGEVPRARKCYERAVEKLADDEEAEQLFVAFAEFEERCKETERARCIYKFALDHIPKGRAEDLYRKFVAFEKQYGDREGIEDAIVGKRRFQYEEEVRKNPLNYDTWFDYIRLEESVGNKDRTREVYERAIANVPPAAEKRYWQRYIYLWINYALYEELDAQDMERTREVYRECLKLIPHEKLSFAKIWLLAAQFEIRQKNLKAARQILGNAIGKAPKDKIFKKYIEIELQLGNIDRCRKLYEKYLEWAPENCYAWSKYAELERSLSETERARSIFELAIAQPALDMPELLWKAYIDFDISEGEYERTRQLYERLLDRTKDLKVWISFAKFEASLALQEEDKGMKMAEENDLSTLHEQKQQCLQRARRVFERAVNYFRTSAPELKEERAMLLEEWHEMEKSFGTIGDESLVKNKLPKKLKKKRPIVSEDGPAGFEEYYDYLFPEETQAPNLKILEAAYKWKKQKIGSEDDL